Genomic DNA from Syntrophorhabdaceae bacterium:
AGAGGTTTTTGTGTTCATGAGCTCGCCGAGCGAATCAAACCAGGTAATATCACCGAAGCAATTCGAGAAGTTCGCCCTGCCTTATCACCTGCTTTACCATGAAAGGTTAAAGGCGCTGGGTATAAAGCGTTTCTATTTTCACGTATGCGGCGAGCAGAATTTAAACCTGCCGTACCTTGCGGATGCCTCTTCGTGGGAACATCCCGCCATCCTCAGCTTCGGGCATGAGGTGAGCCTCGAAACTGCTGCACAATATTTTCAAAAGGATATTATCTGCGGCAATATCGAACCGGCGATTATTCAAACCGGGACCACCCAACAGGTTTATGAAATTGCCGGGGCAACCCTTGAAAAGGGGAAGGATATCCCCGGTGGATTCATCCTGTCGGCAGGCTGCGAATTGCCGATAGCGGCTCCGGCGGCCAATGTTTTTGCGATAACCAAGGCAGCCGATGATTTTGGCTGGTACCCGGAACAGTCTTGAGCGTGTTCAAGGGTTGACGCCGACACATTAAGAAAGAACGGAGGGAACGAATGTTCATGAGGCCGGATGTAATGAGCAACAAGGAACGCATTGACGCACTCTTGAAAGGCAAACCGATTGACCGGGTCCCCCTTTTCCCTTTTATCCCCGGTTTCTGTGCGAGGAATGTGGGTTATCCCATAGCCACGATGTATTCCGATGCCGGGAAAAGTTTTGACGCGCAACAGAAAACCATGGAGCAGTACGGATTTGATTGGGGTCCTCTTTACGGATATGCTTCTTATGGGACATGGGAGTTTGGGGGCACCATAAAGATGCCCGCCGGGGATTACGAGCAGGCGCCGGCCCACGTGACCTTTCCGGTACAGTCGGAGGCGGATGTGTCCGGTCTTCAACTGCCGGACGTGAAAAAGGCGGGTTGCCTCCCCACGGCCATGGCGTTCTCTCGCTTGCAGGATAAATCCGACACGCCGATCTCCATCATATGCGGAGGTAATTTTACCATTGCAGGAAACATCTGCTCAGTGGAGACGCTCTGCCGGTGGATGCTGAAAAAGCCTGATCTTGTTCACGAGCTTCTCCGTTTGGCCACGGATCACATAGTGGATGTGGTGCGTTACTGGGCAGAGACCTTTGGCGCTGAACGGGTTATCCCGCAGATGTGGGAACCGTCGGCTGCGAATTATATATTATCCCCGAAGCAATTTGAGCGGTTTGTGCTGCCGTACTTACAGGAATCGAGCGAAAAGATACTGGCGATGGGGGTCAAACACATTCTGTACCACATCTGCGGTGAACAGAACGCAAACCTTCCTTACTGGGCCCAGGTCCCCATGGGGGATCCTGGATTAGCCAGCCTTGGCGAAGAGATCGACGCCGACACGGCTATCAAGCATTTCGGAGACACGTGTGTTATCATCGGCAATATAGACGGGAAGGTCATCCTGGAAGGAACACCTGAGTCCCTTTACCGGCTTTGCACGGAAACGATCACGAAATTGAAGCACGCACCGCGCGGCTACATGATGTGCTCCGGCTGTGAAATTCCGCCCAATAGTCCTCCCCATAACGTATATGTCATGAGAAAAGCCATAAATGATGCGGGTTGGTACGAATAACCAAAAGCACAGA
This window encodes:
- a CDS encoding uroporphyrinogen decarboxylase family protein, with protein sequence MFMRPDVMSNKERIDALLKGKPIDRVPLFPFIPGFCARNVGYPIATMYSDAGKSFDAQQKTMEQYGFDWGPLYGYASYGTWEFGGTIKMPAGDYEQAPAHVTFPVQSEADVSGLQLPDVKKAGCLPTAMAFSRLQDKSDTPISIICGGNFTIAGNICSVETLCRWMLKKPDLVHELLRLATDHIVDVVRYWAETFGAERVIPQMWEPSAANYILSPKQFERFVLPYLQESSEKILAMGVKHILYHICGEQNANLPYWAQVPMGDPGLASLGEEIDADTAIKHFGDTCVIIGNIDGKVILEGTPESLYRLCTETITKLKHAPRGYMMCSGCEIPPNSPPHNVYVMRKAINDAGWYE